DNA sequence from the Callospermophilus lateralis isolate mCalLat2 chromosome 2, mCalLat2.hap1, whole genome shotgun sequence genome:
CAGGAACCCGAGACAGCCCAGTTCCCAGGGCCCGCGAGCAGGTGCCCGCCCTGGGCCTCCGTGTGTCTTTGGGTGAGTTGGAAGAGGCAGCTGCTGCTCCCCATCCCGGACCCATCCCACCCGGCCGGCCTTACTCACTGTCGCTCGTGTCCGCGTGCACGCCGCCGATGCGACCGTCGGGGAGCACTTGCAGGTGGAAGCCGATGCCCACGTTGCAGTAGAGCCTCCGCAGCCGCTTGATGCCCAGCAGGTAATCGCCGGCGCCGCTCTGGACGGCAGCCTCCTTGGGCTGTGAGGCCACCGGCAACCGCGCCAGCGAGCGCGCCAGCAGGCTCTCCCAGCGGTGCTCCGGCTCGGCCTCCAGCGTGCCGTTGGGTGCTGTGGGTGCGGCGGCGCCCCCTCGGCCCGCCCAGGGCGCCAGCAGGGCCAGCAGGACTGCCGGGAGCAGAGCCGCCGCGGCCGTCCCGGGCCCCGCCATCCCGGCCCGAGGGCCGTGCGTCCGTCAAGCGGTCCGTGCGCCCGGGAAGCCGGGGCCCGAGCTGCGCCAGAGGGGGCCCGCGGGAGCGCACGGTCTGGGCCCAGGCTCGGGGTGCGCGGCAGAGCGAGGAGCGGGCGGTGAGCGACAGGGTACCCCGGCGAGGACGCTAAGCTACCGGGGCTGCATGGAGCGGCGGGCAGCGGCGGAGGGGCGCGCGGCCGCGGCTGGGACTCTACCAGGCGATGCGCGCCTCCCTGCGCGCTGGGCCGGCCAGAGGCCGAGCCGCTATATATATAGCCCGGCGCCCCCTCCTACTCGCCCGCGCCCGCGGGGGGCTGATGGCGTTCGCCTGGGCGCCGGGTCGCAGGCCGCCTGCCAAtcaggggcaggggaggggaggaggccaGGGATGAGCTCAGCTACTGTCACCTGGGGGACCCGGGCGCCCACCCTTGGCTCCGCCCAGCCCACGAACCTGTTCGTCCCGCCCCTCGCGTCGGTTCCTCTTCAGCTTTTCAAAGCTCTGTTTGCCCCTGCTGTCCCTGTCGTGGTCTCTCCCTTTATCAGAGTGGGCGCAGGAGCCCGCCTCTCTCTTCTTTCAGGGACTCCCGAGAGCCTGGTTCCTTTGCTAGGGTGTTAAGGACTGGCCTGGCATGGAGGGTGAGCATGGGCACAAGCCACCCTGTGGCTGGCTGGGCCAGGGTCAACCAGAGGGCCACGGGACAGGGCAGGTCCCCCAGGCCTGGCGGTTCAGAGGTCGGTCCTGTCTATCAGGTGGAGGCCTGTCTGGGCAGAGGCTGGTGAAATGGGTGCTCCAAAGGGAACCAAGGGGCAGGTGGTGGGGGTGCACTCAGGGGGCCAGGGCCCCGAGACCCCACATGGTAATGCAGGGCTAAGGATTCCTCGGCAGGATCCCCAGCTAAGACCCCGGGTCCCAGGTCAGGCCTCAGGAAGGCTCCCCGCCCCCACCCCTAACCCCCACCGTGCCCATCATGGTCTGATGGGGCGGGCCAGCCAGGGGACACTGGACGCCTGCTCACCTAGGTGTGAAAATCCCTGTTTTCTGTGGTACCTGTGGCGCTGGGCTGCCACCTCAGAGCAGGCCCCAGCCCCAGCCGCGGAGGGTGTGGAGCCCACCCCTCCCTGCACCGCCACCACACCTGTGGGCAGAGACCACTCCCCAGGCCTTTCTTCCTCCCCCCTGCCCTTGGACCTGCCCTCTAACCCTGAGGTGGCTTGTTCCTACACTCCAAGGGACCTGGGAGGCTTGAGGCCCAGGAAGGAGGGCCCTGGGGACCCAGGAGGGCCTTGGCAGATCTGGAACCTCATCTCCAGACCCTCGGAGGCTCTTCGGGCCACTCCCAGCTACAGGGGGCACTCGGCAGCCTCTGGGCCCCCAGCCCCAGAGGGACCTAGAATCTGTGCCGAGGAGACCATCCCGGTCAGAACCTGCCCCTCACTTGCTTGGGTCGGTCCCTTTCTGTCTCTGGCTCCTGGCTCCTCACTTGCCAAATGGCGTGGAATGTGGCCTGCCCCACCCCCCTGGGCACCTCCCCTGGGGAGGTGGGACCCAGCCGGAGCCCCACAGGTGCAGGCAGAAGCCTGTGAGTCTCCCTGGGTTCCTGGCAGGACGCAGCCCTCCCTGCCCAGGGCTCCCCTGCAGGCTCATTGCAGGAATGTGCTTGGGCCCCTTGGTGCCCCTGTGGTTGGACAGGGGACCTTCCAGGCAGCAGAGGATCTCCCAGCTCTGTGGCCGCTCCCTCTACAGGGACTCTTGGGGTCAGAGGACTGGGAACTCTGCCAGAGGTCTGGCTTCCGCGCTGGCACTGTGGTCCCTGGGTCCACCTGTAACCTGCTGCAGGCTTGGCCTGCGTAACTGTCACAAGCACCCTGGGGAGGAGCCCCTCTCCACGCCCGCATCTCCCCACCACTCGCCTCCGGCCTTGCTCCTACACACTGCCCTCTCCCTGTCCCCAGCCTTCCTGCAGGGAGACTGTCCCCTAGGTTTCCTCCATGACTTCTCTCCATTCAGGTCTGCTCTTAGGTAGCAGCccttcagggacacctggtgtctgggctctctgctcacaGCTTCTGCAAGCCCCTAGGAATCCTCCTCATTTGTCAGTGGACTGACCCCATTTAGCCTGTCACCTCTATGCAGCAGGTACAGGTCTGTGTGGTCCCCAGCTGTATttccagtgcctggcacacagtaggtgctcagtagtAAACAGCTGCAGGCTAAGCGAGGCTTGGTGCTCCTCCGCCAGCATGTCCTCCATGCAGGGCACAGTGCCACCCTCCCACGTGCCCGGACAGGCAGGGAGAGTAAGCGGACCTGGATGGAGATGGGACCTTCTCTTAGCTCAGGTTGAAGCCCTTCTGCCGGCTGCACCCCAGGGAGCGTGGCCACCAGGGACCCCAGGAAGGACCAGGCAGAGGTTCTGGGCTCCGCAGACATCTGCCTGGGTCCGCACCGACCCCTAGCCTGTGGGTTGTGTGACCGGCCACTTGCCTTCTAACCGTGCTTGGTTTCTCCGTCTGTGAAATGGGCAAAGAGTTGGCGTCTGCCTTCCAAGACGGAGCCCTGCCTGTAGGAGGACATGCTGGCGGAGGAAACGAGGCCAGGTTTTAATTCTGTGGGAGGCGCCACAAACACTCACAGGCCGGTGGGTGGAGGGCTGGCGGGGGGTGAGGACAGACGGGCCCAGAGCTGCAACCCGCGACCAAGGCCGAAGCCCCCTCGATAGATAGTGACCTTTTATGACCTATGACCTATGCTCCCCTGCAGGGCTGCTTCCCCCAAGGAGTGCAGGGGCTTCTGCCACCAACCAGCAGGGCCTCGAGGACCTCCCGTGACCTCGCAGTAATAATAATTGAAAAAGTGCTGCTTTGGGTTCGGATCCTGGGCCAACGGACCCAGGCAGCCTGGGGCACTGGGCGGTGTAAACTTTGCAAATGGCTCACTCTTCCCTCTGCAGCTTCCCCTTACAGCAGAGTCTCCAGGGAACAGGGAGGTGCAGCCTGGGGCACAGCTCCAGGACGCCCAACGCACCCCAAGAAGGAAGGGGGtttctgtttgttgttgttgttgttggagtTAATGGTGCTAAAATATACACGATATAAAATGGGCCATTTTCACCTCTCCCCACTCCTAGTGCTgctgatggaacccagagccttactCCTGCTCGCGCTCCACCTCTGAGCGCAGCCCCAGCCCCGTaactattttcctttttttcctttatggCGGGAATTGAACTCGGAGgcgcttggccactgagccacatccccagccggattgtgtattttatttagggtctcactgagtagcttagtgcctcactttggctgaggctggccttgaactcatgatcctcctgcctcagcctcccgagtcgctgggatgacaggcatggccACCGCGCCCAGCTCccttcactattttttaaaagacacttTTCTTTGGGGGATTGGGGATTAACTCAGAGGAGCTCCACCACTGCATTACATCACggactgttttatttttttttattttgagaaagggtcttgctaagttgctgaggctggccttgaacttgcaatcctcctgcctcggcctcctgagtcactgggatcataggtgtgggCCGTCCCGCCGGAGTCCAGAGACTTCTAACAGCAGTTCTTCACTTGCAGCAAAATGGAGAAGCTTCAGAGAGCGTCCCcggcccctcccccacccctgggTCCTGGCCACCTGACCCACCATTGTCTCAAGAACCTTCTCAAGTTCCCTAAGTGGAACTGGgtccctggaaaccctgactctcCGCTCCTCCCAGTCCCTGCTCCCCCTGCTAAGAGTTAATGGCTCCAGGGATCGCTGTGAGGGGACCCGGCAGCACTGTCTGTTTATTGTCACTGCCGTCCCCCAGAGGTACAGATGTTTGTGGCTGTTGGCTCTAATGACTCAGCCCTGGGACAGTAGGGAAGGGACCTGCCGAGTGCCCATCTGCAGAGCCAGGACAGCAGCCTCCTCGCCTGCAGGCACTGGGACATCTGAATGAGGGGCTGCTCAGCCCTCAGGGGTAGCGTGTGTCCCCTGAGCGCCTCATGGCCAGGTCGTCTTGGGGCCTGGCTGTCCTGTCCGAGCCTGGGGAGCCAGGTGCCCGCCTGGCCTCACCCACCCCATGACCAGGGCCTGTCCACTTCTTATCTACCTTCCAGTGGTGCTGAGAGGATTAGAAGAATTAGGCCTGTGAAGTGCCAGGTTCCTCGTCCAGGGGCCTGCAACCCCTGAGACCCACAGCTCTTCTTCAGATAAGGCTGTCCCAGGGCTGGGTGGGCACAGCCCATGGCTTCACAGAGCTGAGCACCCTCTCTGCCCCGCGGCATGGGCCGGGCCTCCTTATCAGCACCACTTCTCAGGATCAGGACTCAGAGCGCCTGAGGCCTCACAAGGTCAAGGCGTGGCCCGAAGCAGAGCAGGGCTCCGCCCAGGTGCCGAGGCCGGCCCCAGACAGCTCTGCCCGCCTCAGTTTCCCCAATGGGCCTCATCGCAGACCTTAGGGGCTCGGGCTGTGCAGGCAGCGTGTCCATTTGCCCGCGTGGGAGACCATGAAGcccctgcagccccagccccgggCTCTTCGGCGTTTCAGATCAAAGCTGTTGGAGCCCAGAGGGACCCACGGGGGCCTCCTGGCTCTCAGAAGGCAGCAGGAGGCGGGGAGGACAGGGCTTCACCTGGTCACCCAGGGCCTGGCCCTCCTGCCCAGGGGTCCGTCTACTCATGGGGACCCAGGGGCCTGGTGGGTTGACCACCGGGAAGGGTGGGAAGGGGCACTGGAATGGCGGTGGGCGTGGCTTCTGCCCATCactccttctccctcctgggcCCCTCTTCCCTGGTGACCCCCAGGGGTCTGCTCCCGGCAGTGGGCAGGCCATCCAGCGGGGCTTCGTGGGGAGGAGGGAGGCCCCCCACCCCCTCGGCCCTGCAGGGACCTCCGTGAAGTCCCCAGGGGGTGGGAGGAAGGCCGCAGAGGGGCTCAGTGAGGGAAGGTCCTGGGAGCGCCGCTGTGCGTGGCGCCTTCCCTGTCTCTCCCCCGTGACAGCACGGCCAGGAAAACCCAGAAAAGCACCCCCTGGCCTGACTCACCTGCCTTGCAGAGGAGTGTTCTCAGGCCCCACATCGGGGACAATGGCATCCCAAATGTGTCAGGGACCTGGAGCAGGCAGGCTGGGTCCCAGGCCTTCCTGATGGGCTGTGTGGCTTTGGAACAGTCACtcaccctctctgaaacctcccCCCACACTGGTTTCCCTTAGAGTTGGGCCTATAACCATGTTCCCCTGGTCGGGTTTCTGGGAGGATCTCTAGAAAGGGGGTCCTTAGGAAACGGGGATCCCAAAAATGCAGGGCGTGGAGAGGGTTTGGGGGCAGCCCTCTATTCCGGCTGGCATGGCGCGAGCCCTGGCTGTCGTCCCCAGCCCCCATGGTCCCCAGGACTGCCTGCCCTGCCCCCGGAACCTCTTCCTGTTGGTCCTgggctcctggttccccggaggcCAGCGCAGAGCTGACGGCGAGGGCCGAGGTTTCTCTTCCTTCTGGAAACGTCTGTCCCCAGTGGAGGTGCCAGAGCGGTACCCCGATGTGGGGAGCCTAGGGACGGCGCTGCACATCGGCAGAGGGGGGCGTTCTGCTGACCATGGGGGAGGTGGACACCAGGCTCCAGCTGGCCCCTGCCCCTGCCAGGCCCCTTGCTCACGGGAAAGGTGAGACGCAGGTGTGACCTGGCATCAGTGAGTAGGTCACAGACCCCGAATGTCTGAAGGCCAGAGAGGTCCAGCCCTGGCTCAAATTTGGATTTAGACTGACCTTGGGCTGAAAAAGGCAATTTTTTCCCTGGATGACATCTGGGTTCCTTGTCCAAGGGAGCAGGAGTCATGTGCAAGGACTCCAGCCAGGGACAGTGGAGGGGGACCAACCCCGGAGTCGCGGTGCCCCTGGGGCAGGACTGCTGGGCTGGGAGCCCCGGCCCAGGCTCTCTTCCTTCCTAGGCAACAGTTGTCCACCAGGGGCACCGGCTCCTCTTCCCTTCCGACCCACCATCCTCTCAGGCTCCGGTGAGTTGGCTCTCGGACCTTCTTAACTTGAAATCTACAATGGGTTATAAAtaattgcaaaaaaataaaaatctggcaCTTTTTTCCCCCTGGTTCTGAGGATTAAATCCGGGGCCTTGTACcctaaactacatccccagccctttgcagttttttactttgagactgtgtcttgctaagttacccggGGTCCTTGCACTTAcaaccctcctgcctcggcctcccacgtAGCTGGACCACAGGCGTGTAGCACAGGCCTGGACTCAGAACATTGTAAATGTCGATGTTTTACAATGAAATTCATCTATCGCGCTTTAGTCTTCTGAATGTGCCAGATAGATTCTAAAGCCCTAAGAATTTGATGtgtgccatttttattttttaaaaaatccatgtcggggctggggatttggctcagtgggcagagtgcttgccttgccccaaaaaaacaagagagaaagggaaatacGTGAGGCTGGGACGTAGCCAGGGGCAGCATGCTGGCCCAGCCGGGTGACACCTGCGTTCTGTCCCCAGCACCATGAGAAGAAAAGGATATTTTAAGGATATGCAGAAACTTTATTCCAACACCAAAGACCCCCAATCTCACCTGCTATCTGAATTTCCGTTCTCTTTCCCACCAAGGTCACCTAACATCGATACGATTTTAAAGCCAGAACCTTCTATTAACTACTCCTTCGCAACTCCCTGCAACCAAGACGGTGACCAGACGGAAGTGTTCTGGAGGGTTCCCTGGGCCTGCCGCCCTGCCCTTGCCTGTCCACCGCGGCAAGGACTCCAACGGAGCCCCGCCCCTCAGGGCATGTTCCCGCGGTGCTCGGGGACTGGCATCTCTGGTCCTTCCTGGGTGGGTGGGGACCGTGGCCCTGGGCGGCTGGGCCCAGGGCAGCTCTGTTCCTGTGGATGTGAAGCAGGAGCCAGGCCACAGCCAGGAAGCCCAGCGCAGGCCTGTGAGTCCCTTCGGGAGCCCCTCGGAGGCCCGTCTGGCCAGCCTCTGGGATGAGTGTGTCCTTTCTCTTACTTGCAGTGCCGGGGACGACCCCTGAGTCCCCTGGGCTTGTCACTGGGCAAGGTGGAGTGATCCTCGGCTCTGGACAGGCCTGGGCCCTTGCAGTCACTGTGGCTTCAGCGCTGACCTGGCCGGGCCCTGAGGGTGGTCTCGGCCCGCAGCCTCCGCTCCCAGAGACCCCCGTGGTCTTTGGGGGCTCCAGGCCCAGATGCCACCCTCCACCCGGGGGCTCTGCAGGCTGGGAGGAGGGTCACCTGCCCCTCAGTGTCCCTGGCTCCAGGGACATCGAGGAGGGCAGGGACCGGCAGCCCATCCCTCCCGTGGACTAGCAGGAGGACACGGGCCTGGGCCGTGGGCAGGGCTCCTGGGGacaagctctggagaactgtccctctccgcctttcagacctcagctcaACCTTGACCTCTCAGGTCCCATCCCCCATCAGGAGGTGACCACACCAGAGTCCCAACAGGGACTTCAGGACACACCTCACCAGCCCCTGCCAGAGCGCTCCGGGCGGCCTACCTGCCCGGCTCCTGCGCTCTGGGCTGGGCACCTCCACGCCCTGGTTGCCAGGGGCTCTGTGGCTCCCTGTGCCTGGGCACCGGCACCACCTCCGCTGCCTTCGGTCCTGCTCAGGGGCCCGTGGTTTAAAGGTGCCTTCGCTGTCCGGACGGCTGTGCGGCAGGACGCTGTGAAGCTGCTGGGCCTGGCGCTGGCCCTCAGGTGGCCACACTGCTCCTGGACAGCGGGTGGTGGGAACCCGCTTTGTCCCCCACCACTCCATGACCCTGACGGCAGGCCAGCTCACTGTGCCCCCGCGGAGGCCGAGGCCCGGGGGTGGCCGAGGCCTGGGGTGGCTCCCCCATGTGCGTGGGGGCCGGTGCCGGGTGTGCCTTTCGGGGCCTCTAAGATCCCAGGGACAAAGCAAGGCCTGGCGTCACTCTGCCCTGGGACAGGCCTTCAGAGGCCCTCTGCGGCTCCCAGGGGGCTCTTCCTCCCCcggtggccttccctggccacacACAGGTCCCCTCCTCTGGGGAAGCTGAGGAGCCCCGACGTGGGGCCGGGGTCCCCGTAGCCCTCTCCCACTCCTGCAGGGCTCAGGAAGAGCAGCGTCCCCTGGGGGAGGGCCCTGTCCTTGCCTGGCATCTTTGTGACTGCTGCCACTGAGTGCAGGAACCCCCAACCCGGGCTTGACGCAGCCTCTGGGCCCCGAAAACAGCCTCCCCATCTGGAAACAGGCCTCTGGGGTCCTTGCTCTGAGGGCCTCCTTCCTCTGAGCCAGGGACGCTGGGCCTACAAGCAGCCCCAGGGCCACTCTTGGGCCCCTGGCTTGGTGGCGAGCGCCCCTCTTTCCTCGTCTCTGCTGCCCGCTCCCTGACGCCCCCCACGCCTGCCCCTAAGCCCCTGATGGGCTTCTAAGCCGGGGCCGACCCAGCCTGCTATTCCGGGGTCTTCTTCCAactattttggcaaagaccatatgGCAGCTCCTTTAAAATAGACGCTGTGAGCCTAGGGGTCACCCCTGAGCACAGGTCAGCCTGGCCGGGCTTCTTCCTGCAGCCCACTGGAGTTAAATACAGCCCTGGCATCTGCAGCTTCAGGGGGGCTCGACGGAAATACCCGCGAGAGCGCCGTGCGCAAACCAAAATAAGACCACGGCCCTGCTCGCGGCCCAGGCTGCTCGCGGCCAGATGCTCCTGGTTTCTTTGTGACGTCACAGGCCAGCTGGAAGGGGAGTCAGAGAGCCCACGAAGAAGTGGAGCCCCTCCGCCCTGAATGTGGTCCCTCGTGAACCTCCACCTGGCCGTCTGGGGAAGGCTCCTGCCCCGGAGACCAGGCCCAGGGACACCGCAGACAGCAGCGCAGCGCTCCCACCAAGGACAGGGCTTGGTTTCCAGTGACCGTCGGGTTGCAAATGGCTCAGGCCTGTGCTGCCCTGGTGCCCGAGGGCCACCATCCTCGGGAACAGCCCGGCCGAGCCCGGCTCCCTGTCGGGCGGGGTTCCCGGGGCCACCCCCTTCACATTCCAGCCTGGGGAAGCCATCGTCCACAAGTGCGGCCCCACAGGTCGGTGGCCCAGCGTCAGGGTGACGAGGAGCAGCAGCCGTGAGCCCTGGGGCTTCCCAGCTGGGAGCAGGGGAGCCCAGTCCTGCAGCCTGAGAGGCCCCAACGCCGGCCGGCCGGGCAGGTGGCAGCGGATGGGACAGCTCACCGCCGAGCCACTCCAGGCGGGGGCCGTCCCTGTCCTGCctcctcgtggccctgtgtggaGTCTGTCC
Encoded proteins:
- the Fgf4 gene encoding fibroblast growth factor 4, with translation MAGPGTAAAALLPAVLLALLAPWAGRGGAAAPTAPNGTLEAEPEHRWESLLARSLARLPVASQPKEAAVQSGAGDYLLGIKRLRRLYCNVGIGFHLQVLPDGRIGGVHADTSDSLLELSPVERGVVSIFGVASRFFVAMSSKGKLYGSPFFADECKFKEILLPNNYNAYESQEHPGMFIALSKNGRAKKGNRVSPTMKVTHFLPRL